A window from Festucalex cinctus isolate MCC-2025b chromosome 4, RoL_Fcin_1.0, whole genome shotgun sequence encodes these proteins:
- the vps26a gene encoding vacuolar protein sorting-associated protein 26A isoform X1 — MGWPKSFLGGLFGPVCEIDVLLNDADSRKIAELKTEDGKLEKHYMFYDGESVSGKVNLNVKQGGKRLEHQGIRIEFVGQIELFSDKSNTHEFVDLVKELALPGELTQNRSYDFEFMQVEKPYESYTGANVRLRYFLRVTIVRRLSDLVKEYELIVHQLATYPDINNSIKMEVGIEDCLHIEFEYNKSKYHLKDVIVGKIYFLLVRIKIQHMELQLIKKEITGIGPSTTTETDTVAKYEIMDGAPVKGESIPIRLFLAGYDLTTTMRDVNKKFSVRYFLNLVLVDEEDRRYFKQQEIVLWRKAPEKMRKRNFHQRYESPDSQTQPVNEEQPRCEGKAKP, encoded by the exons ATGGGATGGCCAAAG AGTTTCCTGGGGGGTTTGTTTGGGCCGGTGTGTGAGATTGATGTCCTGCTCAATGATGCAGACAGCCGGAAGATAGCTGAACTCAAGACAGAAGATGGAAAGCTGGAGAAACATTATATGTTCTATGACGGCGAATCTGTGTCCGGCAAG GTGAATCTGAATGTGAAGCAGGGAGGAAAACGACTGGAGCACCAGGGCATCCGCATTGAGTTTGTCGGACAGATCG AACTGTTCTCGGACAAAAGCAACACCCACGAGTTTGTGGATCTGGTGAAAGAGTTGGCGTTGCCGGGAGAGCTCACCCAGAACAGAAGCTACGACTTTGAGTTCATGCAAGTGGAGAAGCCCTACGAGTCGTACACCGGAGCTAACGTCAGGCTGAG GTATTTTCTCAGGGTGACAATAGTTCGTCGACTGTCAGATCTGGTCAAGGAGTACGAGCTGATTGTTCACCAGCTGGCCACCTACCCGGACATAAACAACTCCATCAAGATGGAGGTCGGCATAGAGGACTGCCTTCACATCGAGTTTGAATATAATAAATCCAA GTACCATCTAAAGGATGTCATTGTTGGGAAGATTTACTTCTTGCTGGTCCGGATCAAGATTCAACACATGGAGCTGCAGCTCATCAAGAAGGAGATAACGGGCATTG GTCCCAGTACGACAACGGAGACGGATACGGTCGCCAAGTATGAGATCATGGACGGAGCGCCGGTTAAAGGAGAGTCGATCCCCATCAGACTCTTTCTAGCGG GCTACGACTTGACAACCACCATGAGAGACGTCAACAAGAAGTTCTCTGTCCGTTACTTCCTGAATTTGGTGTTAGTTGACGAAGAAGATAGAAGATACTTTAAGCAGCAG GAGATTGTTTTATGGAGGAAAGCTCCAGAGAAGATGAGAAAACGAAACTTCCACCAGCGCTATGAATCTCCCGATTCGCAAACTCAGCCTGTTAATGAGGAGCAGCCGAGATGTGAGGGCAAAGCAAAGCCATGA
- the vps26a gene encoding vacuolar protein sorting-associated protein 26A isoform X2 — translation MSFLGGLFGPVCEIDVLLNDADSRKIAELKTEDGKLEKHYMFYDGESVSGKVNLNVKQGGKRLEHQGIRIEFVGQIELFSDKSNTHEFVDLVKELALPGELTQNRSYDFEFMQVEKPYESYTGANVRLRYFLRVTIVRRLSDLVKEYELIVHQLATYPDINNSIKMEVGIEDCLHIEFEYNKSKYHLKDVIVGKIYFLLVRIKIQHMELQLIKKEITGIGPSTTTETDTVAKYEIMDGAPVKGESIPIRLFLAGYDLTTTMRDVNKKFSVRYFLNLVLVDEEDRRYFKQQEIVLWRKAPEKMRKRNFHQRYESPDSQTQPVNEEQPRCEGKAKP, via the exons ATG AGTTTCCTGGGGGGTTTGTTTGGGCCGGTGTGTGAGATTGATGTCCTGCTCAATGATGCAGACAGCCGGAAGATAGCTGAACTCAAGACAGAAGATGGAAAGCTGGAGAAACATTATATGTTCTATGACGGCGAATCTGTGTCCGGCAAG GTGAATCTGAATGTGAAGCAGGGAGGAAAACGACTGGAGCACCAGGGCATCCGCATTGAGTTTGTCGGACAGATCG AACTGTTCTCGGACAAAAGCAACACCCACGAGTTTGTGGATCTGGTGAAAGAGTTGGCGTTGCCGGGAGAGCTCACCCAGAACAGAAGCTACGACTTTGAGTTCATGCAAGTGGAGAAGCCCTACGAGTCGTACACCGGAGCTAACGTCAGGCTGAG GTATTTTCTCAGGGTGACAATAGTTCGTCGACTGTCAGATCTGGTCAAGGAGTACGAGCTGATTGTTCACCAGCTGGCCACCTACCCGGACATAAACAACTCCATCAAGATGGAGGTCGGCATAGAGGACTGCCTTCACATCGAGTTTGAATATAATAAATCCAA GTACCATCTAAAGGATGTCATTGTTGGGAAGATTTACTTCTTGCTGGTCCGGATCAAGATTCAACACATGGAGCTGCAGCTCATCAAGAAGGAGATAACGGGCATTG GTCCCAGTACGACAACGGAGACGGATACGGTCGCCAAGTATGAGATCATGGACGGAGCGCCGGTTAAAGGAGAGTCGATCCCCATCAGACTCTTTCTAGCGG GCTACGACTTGACAACCACCATGAGAGACGTCAACAAGAAGTTCTCTGTCCGTTACTTCCTGAATTTGGTGTTAGTTGACGAAGAAGATAGAAGATACTTTAAGCAGCAG GAGATTGTTTTATGGAGGAAAGCTCCAGAGAAGATGAGAAAACGAAACTTCCACCAGCGCTATGAATCTCCCGATTCGCAAACTCAGCCTGTTAATGAGGAGCAGCCGAGATGTGAGGGCAAAGCAAAGCCATGA
- the vps26a gene encoding vacuolar protein sorting-associated protein 26A isoform X3 has protein sequence MFYDGESVSGKVNLNVKQGGKRLEHQGIRIEFVGQIELFSDKSNTHEFVDLVKELALPGELTQNRSYDFEFMQVEKPYESYTGANVRLRYFLRVTIVRRLSDLVKEYELIVHQLATYPDINNSIKMEVGIEDCLHIEFEYNKSKYHLKDVIVGKIYFLLVRIKIQHMELQLIKKEITGIGPSTTTETDTVAKYEIMDGAPVKGESIPIRLFLAGYDLTTTMRDVNKKFSVRYFLNLVLVDEEDRRYFKQQEIVLWRKAPEKMRKRNFHQRYESPDSQTQPVNEEQPRCEGKAKP, from the exons ATGTTCTATGACGGCGAATCTGTGTCCGGCAAG GTGAATCTGAATGTGAAGCAGGGAGGAAAACGACTGGAGCACCAGGGCATCCGCATTGAGTTTGTCGGACAGATCG AACTGTTCTCGGACAAAAGCAACACCCACGAGTTTGTGGATCTGGTGAAAGAGTTGGCGTTGCCGGGAGAGCTCACCCAGAACAGAAGCTACGACTTTGAGTTCATGCAAGTGGAGAAGCCCTACGAGTCGTACACCGGAGCTAACGTCAGGCTGAG GTATTTTCTCAGGGTGACAATAGTTCGTCGACTGTCAGATCTGGTCAAGGAGTACGAGCTGATTGTTCACCAGCTGGCCACCTACCCGGACATAAACAACTCCATCAAGATGGAGGTCGGCATAGAGGACTGCCTTCACATCGAGTTTGAATATAATAAATCCAA GTACCATCTAAAGGATGTCATTGTTGGGAAGATTTACTTCTTGCTGGTCCGGATCAAGATTCAACACATGGAGCTGCAGCTCATCAAGAAGGAGATAACGGGCATTG GTCCCAGTACGACAACGGAGACGGATACGGTCGCCAAGTATGAGATCATGGACGGAGCGCCGGTTAAAGGAGAGTCGATCCCCATCAGACTCTTTCTAGCGG GCTACGACTTGACAACCACCATGAGAGACGTCAACAAGAAGTTCTCTGTCCGTTACTTCCTGAATTTGGTGTTAGTTGACGAAGAAGATAGAAGATACTTTAAGCAGCAG GAGATTGTTTTATGGAGGAAAGCTCCAGAGAAGATGAGAAAACGAAACTTCCACCAGCGCTATGAATCTCCCGATTCGCAAACTCAGCCTGTTAATGAGGAGCAGCCGAGATGTGAGGGCAAAGCAAAGCCATGA
- the supv3l1 gene encoding ATP-dependent RNA helicase SUPV3L1, mitochondrial produces the protein MSVNRCLYLFSRFRRRVNARPAHLARSSCHAFSGSVSLHGEYPMCAVVSSRKSSSSSKPPDTSLFVPLTLKNDLSAEGSVGAELTKPLDKHELLKIVNRFYKKKEMQKLAADNGLDARLFHQAFINFRKYILEVTSLPADLHIILNDICCGAGHIDDIYPYFMRHAKQIFPMLDCMDDLRKISDLRVPANWYPEARAIQRKVIFHAGPTNSGKTYHAIKRYLAAKSGVYCGPLKLLAHEIFEKSNQAGVTCDLVTGEERTFVDPDGRASGHVACTIEMCSVTTPYEVAVIDEIQMIRDPSRGWAWTRALLGLCAEEIHVCGEPAAINFIRELMYTTGEEVEVHTYQRLTPFSILNSAVESLDNLRAGDCIVCFSKNDIYSISRQIEARGLECAVIYGSLPPGTKLSQAKKFNDPDDPCKILVATDAIGMGLNLSIKRIIFNSLMKPNINEKGEKHMETISTSQALQIAGRAGRFSSKFKEGEVTTMHRDDLPVLKDILSRTVEPIETAGLHPTAEQIEMFAYNLPDATLSNLIDIFVSLSQVDGLYFVCNIDDFKFLADMIQHIPLNLRSRYVFCTAPINKKQPFVCTSFLKFARQFSRDEPLTFDWVCRHVSWPLAPPKNIKDLVHLEAVHDVLDLYLWLSYRFMDMFPDTASVREIQQELDTTIQAGVRNITRLIRATNPAAITGPLQIQKDGVQTDATSSHSSGARRNPSSPRRSGRAMDSSLTNRLMRDGLLTSEMLEQLQREWSYGQRKESTNQDALDLNNHTNSYKDNTRKKRK, from the exons ATGTCGGTGAACCggtgtttgtatttgttttcgcGGTTTCGTCGCCGCGTTAACGCTCGCCCAGCTCACCTGGCCAGAAGTAGCTGTCATGCGTTTTCTGGATCTGTTTCGTTGCATGGAGAGTACCCGATGTGTGCCGTGGTTAGCAGCAGGAAATCTTCTTCATCCTCCAAACCTCCGGACACATCGCTTTTTGTCCCTCTCACGCTGAAGAATGACTTGTCTGCGGAAGGGAGTGTGGGAGCGGAGTTGACCAAGCCTCTGGACAAAC ATGAACTTTTGAAAATCGTGAACCGGTTTTACAAGAAGAAAGAGATGCAGAAGCTGGCTGCAGATAACGGACTGGATG CACGGCTCTTCCACCAGGCCTTTATCAACTTCAGGAAGTACATCCTTGAGGTCACATCACTACCCGCTGATCTGCACATCATTCTCAATGACATTTGTTGCGGAGCAG GTCACATAGATGACATCTACCCATACTTTATGCGACACGCCAAGCAGATCTTTCCCATGCTTGACTGTATGGATGACCTGAGGAAGATCTCTGACCTCAGAGTTCCTGCTAACTG GTATCCTGAGGCCCGTGCTATCCAGAGGAAAGTGATCTTCCACGCTGGCCCCACCAACAGCGGCAAAACCTACCACGCCATCAAACGCTACCTGGCCGCAAAGTCAGGGGTCTACTGCGGACCCCTCAAACTTCTCGCCCACGAAATCTTTGAGAAGAGCAACCAGGCC GGTGTGACATGTGACCTGGTTACTGGCGAGGAGAGGACGTTTGTGGACCCTGACGGTCGAGCGTCTGGTCATGTGGCCTGCACCATCGAGATGTGCAGCGTCACAACTCCAT ATGAAGTTGCTGTGATCGATGAAATCCAAATGATCAGAGATCCTTCACGGGGCTGGGCCTGGACCAGAGCTCTCCTGG GTCTCTGTGCGGAGGAGATTCATGTGTGTGGGGAACCTGCAGCCATCAACTTTATCAGAGAGCTGATGTACACCACTGGAGAGGAGGTGGAG GTCCACACCTACCAGCGTCTAACTCCATTCTCCATCCTGAATAGTGCTGTAGAGTCACTGGACAACCTGAGAGCAGGCGATTGCATCGTGTGTTTCAGTAAAAATGACATCTACTCCATAAGCAGGCAGATTGAAGCCAGAGGGCTGGAATGTGCCGTCATTTATGGAAGCTTACCTCCAG GCACTAAACTCTCTCAAGCCAAGAAGTTCAACGATCCCGATGAcccttgcaaaattttggtaGCAACAGATGCGATTGGAATGGGTCTTAATTT GAGCATAAAACGTATCATCTTCAACAGTCTGATGAAACCGAACATCAACGAAAAAGGAGAGAAGCATATGGAGACCATCAGCACGTCACAGGCTCTCCAGATTGCTGGACGAGCTGGAAG ATTCTCCTCCAAGTTCAAAGAGGGCGAGGTTACCACCATGCACAGAGATGATCTTCCAGTCCTGAAGGATATACTCAGTCGCACAGTGGAGCCCATTGAG ACTGCAGGTCTTCATCCCACTGCAGAGCAGATTGAGATGTTTGCTTATAATCTACCTGATGCTACTCTCTCCAACCTCATT gaCATTTTTGTCAGCCTCTCCCAGGTGGACGGCCTGTATTTTGTTTGCAACATCGACGACTTTAAGTTTCTGGCTGACATGATTCAGCACATCCCGCTCAACCTGAGGTCACGCTACGTCTTCTGCACGGCTCCCATCAACAAAAAGCAGCCTTTTGTATGCACGTCTTTCTTAAAG TTTGCCCGTCAGTTCAGCCGAGACGAACCCTTGACCTTTGACTGGGTCTGCCGCCATGTCAGCTGGCCTCTGGCCccgcccaaaaacataaaagacCTAGTTCACCTGGAGGCTGTTCACGACGTGCTGGATCTTTACCTCTGGTTAAG TTACCGTTTCATGGACATGTTTCCCGATACCGCCTCTGTCCGAGAAATTCAACAGGAGTTGGACACCACCATCCAAGCGGGCGTCCGGAATATCACACGTCTCATCCGAGCCACAAACCCGGCGGCCATCACCGGTCCGCTCCAGATCCAGAAGGATGGCGTGCAAACGGACGCCACCAGTAGCCATTCGTCAGGAGCCCGGAGGAATCCGAGCAGTCCCAGACGCTCGGGACGGGCCATGGACAGCTCGCTCACCAATCGCCTGATGCGAGATGGACTCTTGACGTCCGAGATGCTGGAGCAGCTGCAGAGGGAGTGGTCTTATGGACAGAGGAAAGAGTCCACCAATCAGGATGCACTGGATTTGAATAATCACACTAACAGCTATAAGGACAATACGAGGAAAAAGAGGAAATGA